One stretch of Nocardia fluminea DNA includes these proteins:
- a CDS encoding MaoC family dehydratase — MRIFHGIDELTGAVGTHLGYSDWHTITQAQIDTFADATGDHQWIHVDPAKAALGPFGSTIAHGYLTLSLVPDLVGQVYRVEGVRMGVNYGANKLRFPAPVPVDSTVRAGVELLSVKPGGGGHLVTAQVTVEREGGDKPVCVVETVSLVVV, encoded by the coding sequence ATGAGAATCTTCCACGGCATCGACGAGCTCACGGGCGCCGTCGGCACTCATCTGGGCTATTCCGATTGGCACACCATCACTCAGGCCCAGATCGACACCTTCGCGGACGCGACCGGCGATCACCAATGGATCCATGTCGATCCGGCGAAGGCGGCACTCGGCCCGTTCGGAAGCACCATCGCACACGGCTATCTGACGCTGTCGCTGGTTCCGGACCTCGTCGGCCAGGTCTATCGAGTCGAGGGCGTCAGGATGGGTGTCAACTACGGCGCCAACAAGCTTCGGTTCCCGGCTCCGGTGCCGGTCGATTCGACGGTTCGCGCCGGTGTCGAGTTGCTCTCGGTGAAGCCAGGCGGCGGCGGGCATCTGGTCACCGCGCAGGTCACCGTCGAACGCGAAGGCGGCGACAAACCGGTGTGTGTGGTCGAGACCGTCTCGCTCGTGGTGGTGTGA
- the fabG gene encoding 3-oxoacyl-ACP reductase FabG codes for MSTNTAIVTGAARGIGAAVARRLAADGFAVAVIDLDEAAGKPVVAEIEAAGGRAIAIGADVADEAAVDAAVERVAAELGAPTVLVNNAGVLRDNLLFRMSADDWDTVMNVHLRGSFLMTRAVQKHMTAAGFGRIVNLSSTSALGNRGQANYAAAKAGLQGFTKTLAFELGKFGITANAIAPGFIETEMTAATAARVGVAFEDFKAGAAAEIPVARTGVPDDIAHAVSFFVSEGAGFVSGQVLYVAGGPKA; via the coding sequence ATGAGTACCAACACCGCGATCGTCACCGGTGCCGCCCGGGGAATCGGTGCTGCCGTGGCACGCCGTCTGGCCGCGGACGGATTCGCCGTCGCCGTCATCGATCTCGACGAGGCCGCGGGCAAACCGGTGGTCGCCGAAATCGAGGCCGCCGGTGGACGGGCGATCGCGATCGGCGCGGACGTCGCCGACGAGGCCGCCGTCGACGCCGCTGTCGAGCGGGTTGCCGCCGAGCTCGGCGCGCCCACCGTGCTGGTCAACAACGCCGGCGTCCTGCGCGACAACCTGCTCTTCCGGATGTCCGCCGACGACTGGGACACAGTGATGAACGTGCACCTGCGCGGGTCGTTCCTGATGACCCGGGCGGTCCAGAAGCACATGACCGCAGCCGGTTTCGGTCGCATCGTGAACCTGTCCAGCACCTCCGCGCTCGGCAACCGCGGACAGGCCAACTACGCTGCCGCCAAGGCGGGGCTGCAGGGCTTCACCAAGACCCTCGCGTTCGAACTCGGCAAGTTCGGGATCACGGCCAACGCGATCGCACCCGGTTTCATCGAAACCGAGATGACCGCGGCGACGGCGGCGCGCGTCGGTGTCGCGTTCGAGGACTTCAAGGCCGGGGCCGCGGCGGAGATCCCCGTGGCGCGCACCGGCGTGCCCGACGATATCGCGCACGCGGTGTCGTTCTTCGTCAGCGAGGGCGCCGGTTTCGTCTCCGGACAGGTCCTCTACGTCGCGGGCGGGCCGAAGGCATGA
- a CDS encoding SDR family oxidoreductase produces the protein MTGRFAGKTAIVTGASRGIGFGIAERLVADGANIVITARKQDALDEAVEQLGGVQRALGVAGRADDADHQADAVARAIEAFGSVDLLVNNTGINPVYGPMIEMDLQAARKIIEVNCLAALSWAQQVHKAWMAEHGGAIVNVSSVAGLRPAPGIGFYGASKAMLTYITQELAVELGPDIRVNAVAPAVVKTKFATALYEGREQELAATYPLQRLGVPEDIAGAVAFLLSADAAWITGQLLVVDGGVTLTGGV, from the coding sequence GTGACCGGCCGTTTCGCGGGCAAGACCGCGATCGTGACCGGGGCGAGCCGGGGAATCGGGTTCGGCATCGCCGAGCGCCTGGTGGCGGATGGGGCGAACATCGTGATCACCGCCCGCAAGCAGGACGCGCTCGATGAGGCCGTCGAGCAGTTGGGCGGTGTCCAGCGTGCGCTCGGTGTGGCAGGGCGCGCCGATGACGCCGATCACCAGGCCGACGCCGTGGCCCGCGCGATCGAGGCGTTCGGCAGTGTCGATCTGCTGGTGAACAACACCGGAATCAATCCGGTGTACGGGCCGATGATCGAGATGGATCTCCAGGCGGCTCGCAAGATCATCGAAGTCAACTGCCTCGCGGCATTGTCGTGGGCTCAGCAGGTGCACAAGGCGTGGATGGCCGAGCACGGCGGCGCGATCGTGAATGTGTCCTCGGTCGCTGGGTTGCGGCCCGCGCCGGGTATCGGTTTCTACGGTGCCAGCAAGGCGATGCTCACCTACATCACGCAGGAACTGGCCGTCGAGCTCGGCCCGGATATCCGGGTCAACGCGGTGGCGCCTGCCGTGGTGAAGACGAAGTTCGCCACCGCGCTCTACGAGGGGCGCGAACAGGAACTCGCCGCGACGTACCCGCTTCAGCGGCTCGGCGTGCCCGAGGACATCGCAGGCGCGGTGGCGTTCCTGCTGTCTGCCGATGCCGCGTGGATCACCGGTCAGCTGCTGGTTGTCGACGGTGGCGTGACCTTGACCGGCGGCGTCTGA